AAGCTTCTTCCTCCGTGTTTCCCGAGCATTCTTCAGCTCCTGTGCCTTTGCCGCCTTGCGCTTCAAATACATCTTCCTTGCCCTCTTTGCCTTCTCTGACATGGGTGGGTGTAAGACTGATGGTGGTACCGCTTGGAATTCCATACCAAGGAACTCCATCTTCTCCGACTCCGCACTATGAACTGAACTCCCCAATTTGTCCACCTTCACCTCCAAATCCCTCTCTAGGACTGCAAGGATTCTATCCCTCACCTCAATCGTGAGCATCTTCGAACCAGATGTCACAACCAGCATCTCATCGAGATACCGCACCGCGTACACTCTCACAGGCGTGTGAAGAACACTGTCATCCTTAACTCTAGGATTCTTCTTGTGCACCTCCTCACGGATGGCGATCACCTCTCTATCGACAGGATCGAAGAATATGTTCAGCAGCGTGGCGGTGAGCTCCGACTCCTGTGGGAGCCCGCGGCCAAGCTCGCAGCCGCCGAGCTCGAACGCTACGGCATCGGAAGCGAACAGCTCGCGCAGGAATTCCACGAAGCCTGGATCATCAACCTTACCGGAGATGGCgctgaggaggcggcggacgtGACGAGGGCCGAAGGGCTGTCGCGGGATCGCGACGCGGAAGAACCAGGACGCGTTGGGGATGGAGCGGAGGTagcggacggcggcgtggcgggcgcggtaggcgaaggtggcggcgcgcggggcgaaGACGGCGTCGAGGGCGGATGCGGCGGAGAGCGTAGCGAGGCGGAGCGGGAGGGTGGGGACGGGGAGCGGGCGGCCCTTgacgcgggaggggaggaggaggcggaggtgggaggatggggaggagatcgcttcggcggcggcggcggcggcgggagcgagaGGAGGGGGCTCGGGTGGTGGGGAGTGGAGCGAggggtgggcgcggcggcggaggaggagcgcggaggagaggaggagggaagggtGGGAGAGGAGCGGGAGGAAGGAGTGGAACCTGCGGGTGGAGGCGGAGTAGTggtcgcggcggaggaggagctcgagctccgcggcggagagcggcgcaGGCGCCGCCTCGGCGGGGGACGCGGTGCTGAGCCCGCGGGTTCCGGGGAGGAGGACGCGGAGGCGGGGGAGCatgtggccgcggcggcggcgcgcggaggcggcggcgggcgggcgggcgggcgggaggAAGCGAAGGGGAACGCGTTTCCGCTGCTTCGTTCTGGAAGTTGGCGGATTTGCTTTACTTTGGGCTGTGACAAGCAGCCCACGCCGACACGGCCCACAGTCAGTCTCGTCATCCTGTCTCTGGGCCCATTTCGGTAGGCCCATTAAGGTCTAGAGCCTGTTTGAAACAGATTATCCATCGGATAATTCGTTACAGATTAtctataattatttactattaTTTAAGAAAAATCTAAGAAATAACATTGGTAAACGTACAAAATCAAGAAATGTCATCGGCAAATGTGAGTTCTATAAAATGTTATCGTATGAGCGACTTTGGCTCAGAAATGCCATTGTTGGTAGGGTTTCGTTACCAGCCCTTCGTTAAATCCTATAGGATAAACAGTGCATTTAACGGCATGGAATAGATgtaaccctaacggcgatggtaTTTCTGGGATAAAGTCACTTGTACGATGATATTTCATAGAATTCATACTTGTCGATaatatttctagaaattggaCACTTTGTCAATGGtatttcttggattttttttctctttatttaaTTATAGAGCTGGCTGATTTAATTATTTTGTTAAATGAGCTTAATAAATGCTTAACTTAGAGAGAAAGTAGTATAAACAATGCAGTATAGgtattttttttgaagaaacgTATTTTTAGAGATGTGGAGCAATTAATTCATAGTAATACGATGAAATAGCCGAGAAGAACAACGATTATTGACTTAACAAATCGATCTCAAGAAGGTAAAAACCTGTAGCTGCTCGCATCCGGTACTGTAAGTACAGTACACATACGAGAGATTGGCACTTTTTAACATATGACCAAACAAAAGGCGTGTTTGATATGGTTgacttctaaatttaactttagGAGCAGAGTTTGGAACATAATTGTAGAGCGGCTTAAATCCTATCCCGTaactagtttaatttttttagccACTCcagctgtcacgcccggaaattcccgaatagaattccaagtagaatgtgcattaaaatccccgtccaggaccggccggggtacacaaacgacaatgttgatattcagatccacgtcttacaaacatcataaaagtcttacataaatgcagcggaagaaaagaaagacaacaggagctaagccttgactagaactgcagcgggaacaccactccacaggcatcctcgacggcacggacgaagcctactcctcagagacacctccatctgacacatactcgtactctggggttgggaaaaaaatagagcaagactgagtactacccactgtactcagcaagtcataccggaataggggtatgatgcagggaattatcacagaagagctagagtggttcatttgcataaagcgagcatttataaacagaggttgaaagatttaaacagttgtaataattaattaatattaactatccactgtccaacgctatcccacgttgcaacaggcccaaccatccacctaaactatccaaactcaaaagattacactagggtgaaactaatcacggtgaatctggttgaccgcccataaccgcgggcacggctattcgaatagttttactctgatcagaggtgtacaactgtacccacaagacacagccccacgacacgtttccgtgcgccgacatgccaccacgacataccggaaagaggccgtgacactagttgaactaagcatggctaagcaatccctagtccaatctctagtcatgttataaccccaagctgacaaagggacatggtacaacaatagcatggctatgacaataggtaaacaccccttagtaacattataaaacgatgcagtatttgaaggaaaacaatagagaatttgcaatataggatcgacatgttcaagtgacaagcatgacttgccttgctctgctgctggaggaacctcggcgactatttcgaagtacaccggagcgtcggaggaaacggaatctagcgacatacaaggcaaacattgcaaacaggctataagactactgaaacagggaacaaaaccatttttaatggattctacacatttttcttgatttactgagacttgaatgggcttaaacggagctcggatgaattagttatgaattttagaagattcaatatgtttattactataaaagaaaaaccttaaatcatttattgcgcaataattcccagggctgacgtcagcacggaggggggcagcgccggcaagcggggcccactggtcagcggctcaggggggcggttcaccgtggaccgggaccacgcaggtggtccaccgccggtccacgggaccgacggcccagatcgccctcgggccgatcggacgggcggcgatagaggcggccgccgggctcggctcggcatcaaagccgaccggccggccagggctagcggcgacggcacgcgcgcgcgaacgcgttgccggcgacggcacccggcggcgggggcgacggcgcaaaagcgacgcgaaagcggcggcagcggacggcggcaacgaccgaagatgacggcgagcgcgggcggcggcgacgcacggggaatcggggaaggaaaggaaaggggagggagtcctcaccggagggAACGGcagcgaccggcgacgaggagcgacaGAGGGAGGTCgacacgcggcggacggcgaccgggatgacctaaagaacgaaaagaaagatattagagaggaagagaggggccatAGGAGACGGGaatgccggccgaaggcggcggacatggcaACCCCCACCGTCGCACGATGGgaacggcgctccggcggcggacctcgacgaaggaggggtggacagggtggatctcggccacgcgaacccgacggcggcgacggcgcggtgcggcggctaacggcggccggagtagcggaaacggcggcggcgggtggttgcacggcgcgggagcgatggggagcacgagggagttcggcgaaatggggaaaaagcgagagggggcgacggcagagcttaaatagggagagagggggccggacgtggccgggagaggcgggatttcgccggccaacgtgggggaagtgggggaggagagagaggcgggattcgaaaatcgaatcccggccatctcgggcgcgggcgcgagcgggagagagaggggagtgggcgcggggaacgcggtgcacgcgcgggcgtggttgacgtggcccggaggaggcggagacgtgggcacggcggcggttgcgggcgcggtgggagcggcgggaggttggggaaggacccgacaggtgggccccacctgtcggcgacctcgggagaggagggcggcggggcggcctggctgggcctcggcctgcggccggcccagcagggaggagggggaggaaaggagagattgggccagcggcccattcggaaaaggaagggaaaaagaaaaagaaaaaggagaaaagaattttccctggaattaaactattacttgctcaattttaattggttaaaattatttcgagcgctctgaaaattccactaaaaatcctgttagtgaatttcgacatgtagaactcaagaaaaattccacatgcccactccgattattatttgcattgatttaaaagggtttactcttgctttgcaccggtattttcttagggtctcttataaattaaattttaggcttgggaggagaacttcggggtgtgacaccaGCGAGCccagctttttttttaatggaactAAAACCGATTAGTTAAGCTCCAGCTTCAGAAGATATGTGGTTGGAGTTGGAGCAGAGGCTTAGAGCCCTGCCAAATAGAATCAAGCACAAGAGGGCAAGGAGACACGCTCAAAAGTACAAGCTATCTGCTCTACTAAGGATGTGTTTAGATGGATATGGGTGGATAGGACATGGCggcctattttttttttgggtgtttgGTTCCTGGTCGGAGGTGGGATAGGGCGGCCCAGAGGGGAATATTCCCCCCAGATGTTGGATGGGGGGATTCGGCCGGATGCAGCCGCCCGAGCGCCCGGGCGAGCGACAGTGGGTCGCGTCACCCCTCTCACCACAACGTGAGCTTGGCTGCGGCTAGGGCGAGTGACGATGCGAGCTCGGTGGCGGCTAGGCCAGGCGACGAgagaggaggcgacgacggcgggtagcgagctcggcggccggcgtgggcgacgagcgcggcggcAGTGGGACGAGAGCTTGGCGGCTGGTGAGAGAAGAGACGGAAAGAGGACGCGCTGACGGCGACCGGATCTGGGGCGGCGTGCCGCGCCGGCGAGAGAGGAcgcacggcggcggtcggggagagaggagatgaggcggcggcgggtgagagaggaggcgcggcggtggccggtgaGAGAGGAGGCGCTGACGACGACTGGATCTagagcggcggcgcccggggagagaggaggcgcggcggcggccggcgagggcgagagaggaggcgatGGGCGGCCAGCGATTTCGAGAgaggaagatttttttttcttttttctgtttttctccttccccttttATTTcgctctgttttttctttctatttatttttttagtaggttgaaatattttttgggtTTAGAGAATTTGGAGGGGTAAACTCACCACTTCTAATGGAAGGGTGATTGTAACCACCCATCCATCCCActcccccaaccaaacaaaaaaaatggatcacCATATCCACTTTCATCcctacaaccaaacaaaaaattagatcgCCATATTCACTCCACTGAACAAAAAACTGGATCGCCATATCCAGAAAAATATGAACCGCCATATCCCATCCAACCTTGACCgggaaccaaacacaccctaaacctTTGCCTGAAGCTTTGGATGTCCTGTCTGCTGAAAGAACTTGTACTTGTTCCTCCTCTACTCTTGGTCTGTAATGTTTGAGCTTGTTAGTTGGGGTTGCTCAACTTACGATGCCGGTGTAATGCCGTTGTTCTAGTattattgttcttttttttttctccttcggATGGAAATGGGGTTAaccctcctttttcctctttttttttctctttttagaGCCCAGTTTAGAGCTTAAGGCTGGTTACAGAATGCTTATGGGTTGACAATGCTatatattcaaattttaaaCATGAATTTGAAATCCAAcgatcaaaattaaaaaaaaaaatcgtttcaATGTCTGTCCGGGAAAAACAATCAGCAGGATAGTCATCGAATTTCACTGGAGACTGATATTTATGAAAATACAGGTATTCAAACCTGCAAACAAGTGTGCAACTAATAGCAACGAACTAGCAACATAATTTGCATTTCACATGCATCCTGGACAGCGAGGCAGAAGCTCGCACAAAACAGTAGTATCCGAAAACAGTAAGCACAAGACAACAGCTCAGGAAAATTCTTCAACAAACTCTTTTGTACACCATTTTCTGTTGCCGAAGTTACACCATATATGTCTCCCTTATTGTCTCAGGGAACCCTCTAGttcaaaaaatcaaacaaatatgAGGCTTTAAGGTGGGGGGAAGAATCAAGCTCACAACCAAACCCTTGACCTAGgaatggtgaaaaaaaaatggagtaaCTGGAC
The Oryza sativa Japonica Group chromosome 6, ASM3414082v1 DNA segment above includes these coding regions:
- the LOC136351153 gene encoding nuclear intron maturase 3, mitochondrial; this translates as MLPRLRVLLPGTRGLSTASPAEAAPAPLSAAELELLLRRDHYSASTRRFHSFLPLLSHPSLLLSSALLLRRRAHPSLHSPPPEPPPLAPAAAAAAEAISSPSSHLRLLLPSRVKGRPLPVPTLPLRLATLSAASALDAVFAPRAATFAYRARHAAVRYLRSIPNASWFFRVAIPRQPFGPRHVRRLLSAISGKVDDPGFVEFLRELFASDAVAFELGGCELGRGLPQESELTATLLNIFFDPVDREVIAIREEVHKKNPRVKDDSVLHTPVRVYAVRYLDEMLVVTSGSKMLTIEVRDRILAVLERDLEVKVDKLGSSVHSAESEKMEFLGMEFQAVPPSVLHPPMSEKAKRARKMYLKRKAAKAQELKNARETRRKKLGLKILSHLFKKVRRGHEFEFDFQIESEVQQLFKEWAEEVVTEYFKSPEHCRYWHRLLTSGDFLSLARVRDQLPPELVDSYDKFQKTLDRFLMPMRDRGTSDEEERLAEEEERQYEKRTVQDLTELKMRVNAPIELVRKAVKLAGFTNSMGRPRPIKLLICLDDTDIINWYAGVGRRWLDFFCCCRNFKMVKTVVSYHLRFSCFLTLAEKHECTKRQAISHYSKDLKVTNDDGVAEVHFPTEREIRMMGDKNLSDPKPVDGALTMIFVRLAVDDTTYPCVAHFCAETDTVIYRIRLLQNRLNVDPLNEKKWVQGLSAIHESLNKKCLPLCPMHASDLLLGKITLQDIDCTRFVDVE